The following coding sequences lie in one Mucilaginibacter sp. KACC 22773 genomic window:
- a CDS encoding helix-turn-helix domain-containing protein, with protein MKKTVKTSYTDLEFRQLVREELQNVLNGVPGLPYVNVDEGYIGIKEAADLLKIVPGTLYNLVSQNKIPFYKNGKRVLFKKSELDAWLLQGNGEQK; from the coding sequence ATGAAAAAGACAGTAAAAACCAGTTACACCGACTTAGAATTTAGGCAGTTAGTTAGAGAAGAGTTACAAAACGTTTTAAACGGGGTTCCGGGCCTGCCTTATGTAAATGTTGACGAAGGTTACATAGGAATAAAAGAAGCTGCTGACCTTTTAAAAATAGTACCGGGCACACTATATAATTTGGTATCACAAAATAAAATACCGTTTTACAAAAACGGGAAACGGGTATTGTTCAAAAAATCGGAATTGGACGCGTGGCTATTGCAAGGCAATGGGGAACAAAAATAA
- a CDS encoding helix-turn-helix domain-containing protein, protein MGTNTIIVSPESGKRVKAIREALGLTQVELANEYKCGQSTIFRYENGVREPSGAFIKFLHDKYRVSLEYYTTGKGPKFETGKKTSGPTDVISLKNTIELQEGRINELERKVNGLIREVYVLKHGVKE, encoded by the coding sequence ATGGGTACCAACACAATAATAGTATCGCCCGAATCGGGCAAGCGCGTAAAAGCGATAAGGGAGGCCTTAGGCCTTACCCAGGTTGAATTGGCTAATGAATACAAATGCGGACAATCAACCATCTTCAGGTATGAGAATGGGGTAAGGGAGCCCAGCGGGGCGTTTATCAAATTCCTGCATGATAAATACCGGGTAAGCCTGGAATATTACACAACCGGTAAGGGGCCAAAATTTGAAACAGGTAAAAAAACAAGCGGACCAACAGATGTTATCTCCCTTAAAAATACTATCGAATTACAAGAAGGCAGGATAAACGAACTGGAACGCAAAGTAAACGGTCTGATACGTGAGGTATATGTTTTAAAGCATGGGGTTAAAGAATAA
- a CDS encoding helix-turn-helix transcriptional regulator, giving the protein METKVADLTVSELRTIIRDEVTLSMQSTGFNVSVQDLDTRGQNRPLPAENEFVDINTAVEVLGLSKSTIYKMVGANKIPYSKQGPKKLLFKRADLKKWLNDNIALDKNGTAPDGWNEKLQGHFIYEQPSSGRFMS; this is encoded by the coding sequence ATGGAAACAAAAGTAGCAGATTTAACCGTAAGCGAGTTACGGACCATTATAAGGGATGAAGTAACTTTGTCAATGCAATCAACCGGATTTAACGTAAGTGTCCAGGATTTAGATACACGTGGGCAAAACAGGCCATTGCCGGCCGAAAATGAATTTGTAGATATAAATACAGCGGTCGAGGTATTGGGGCTGTCAAAATCCACAATTTATAAAATGGTTGGTGCCAATAAAATACCATACAGTAAACAAGGTCCTAAAAAACTGCTTTTTAAAAGGGCTGATTTGAAAAAATGGCTGAATGATAATATAGCTTTAGATAAAAATGGCACCGCTCCGGATGGATGGAACGAAAAGCTTCAGGGTCATTTTATCTATGAACAGCCGAGCAGCGGCAGGTTTATGTCTTAA